From Selenomonas ruminantium AC2024, a single genomic window includes:
- a CDS encoding FliH/SctL family protein — MSRVIKAAIWEENPHLIHTPEPPKPEASAAENFGIDEEAQARMLAEIAAKEQRAIQLLKDAKVDAEIMRQEAKAECERMKAEAQQEIQDAKEEAIKQGHQEGYEEGLKDGEAKIREEMAATIAEGSAQAEKTLRDAKAATRDYVQQAEQDVVRIVMAVVEKILPQHFIDVPQVVLPVVREAISKVKDQKELKIHIAPQDYDLVLMARNEFRGLLTYGDATIDLVSDQSMKPGDCLIETPNGTVDARLATQIELVRQAVKNVML; from the coding sequence TTGTCTAGAGTTATCAAAGCCGCGATATGGGAGGAGAATCCTCATCTTATCCATACCCCCGAGCCGCCTAAGCCCGAGGCATCTGCGGCGGAGAACTTTGGCATAGATGAAGAAGCCCAGGCCCGTATGTTGGCAGAAATTGCTGCCAAGGAGCAGCGTGCAATTCAGCTCCTGAAGGATGCCAAGGTGGATGCTGAAATCATGCGGCAGGAGGCCAAAGCCGAATGCGAGCGCATGAAAGCAGAAGCCCAGCAGGAGATTCAGGATGCTAAGGAAGAAGCCATAAAGCAGGGCCATCAGGAAGGCTATGAAGAAGGCCTAAAAGATGGGGAAGCCAAAATCCGTGAGGAAATGGCAGCAACCATTGCCGAAGGCAGTGCTCAGGCGGAAAAGACCCTGCGTGATGCCAAGGCGGCCACACGTGACTATGTGCAGCAGGCCGAGCAGGATGTGGTGCGCATCGTTATGGCAGTGGTGGAGAAGATACTGCCGCAGCATTTCATTGATGTACCACAAGTGGTACTGCCTGTGGTGCGGGAGGCCATCTCCAAGGTAAAGGACCAGAAGGAACTGAAAATCCATATTGCGCCCCAGGACTATGATTTGGTGCTGATGGCCCGCAATGAGTTCCGGGGTCTCTTAACCTATGGGGATGCCACCATTGATTTGGTTTCTGACCAAAGCATGAAGCCGGGGGATTGTCTGATTGAAACGCCTAATGGCACAGTGGATGCAAGGCTTGCCACCCAGATAGAACTGGTACGGCAGGCAGTAAAAAATGTTATGCTTTAA
- the fliG gene encoding flagellar motor switch protein FliG — translation MYGDSEDEQLTNTEKAAILFIALGPEYSAKLFQHLADDEIERITLEIANHKKVSSEVKSKVVSEFYQMAMASDYISTGGLEYAQNVLEKALGSEKAMEILNRLTTSLQVRPFDFLRKTDPSQLMNFINNEHPQTIALIMAYLDPDQAATVLGSLSPEAQADVARRIAQMDRTSPDIIREVERVLERKLSSLVTQDFTTAGGVKAIVEVLNRVDRTTEKSIIETLEVDNPELAEEIKRLMFVFEDIVQLDDRSLQMVLREVDTKDLSLALKATPQEVADKVYRNMSKRAADMLREEIEFMGPVKIRDVEEAQQKVVNVIRVLEDKGDIVVSRGQGDEMIV, via the coding sequence ATGTATGGCGATAGTGAGGACGAACAGCTCACTAATACAGAGAAGGCGGCCATTTTGTTCATTGCTCTGGGGCCGGAGTATTCGGCGAAATTGTTTCAGCATTTGGCCGATGATGAAATTGAGCGTATAACCCTGGAAATTGCGAATCATAAAAAGGTAAGTTCTGAGGTTAAGTCCAAAGTTGTCAGTGAGTTTTATCAGATGGCCATGGCCAGCGACTACATTTCCACAGGCGGTTTGGAATACGCACAGAACGTACTGGAGAAGGCACTGGGTTCGGAAAAGGCGATGGAAATTCTCAATCGTCTCACCACGAGCCTGCAGGTTCGTCCGTTCGACTTCCTGCGCAAGACAGACCCTTCTCAGCTCATGAACTTCATCAACAACGAGCATCCCCAGACCATTGCGCTCATCATGGCTTATTTGGATCCGGATCAGGCGGCAACGGTACTTGGTTCCTTGTCGCCGGAAGCCCAGGCCGATGTAGCCCGGCGTATTGCCCAGATGGACAGAACGTCGCCGGATATTATTCGCGAGGTGGAACGGGTGCTCGAACGCAAACTTTCCTCTCTGGTTACGCAGGACTTCACCACGGCAGGCGGTGTCAAGGCCATCGTGGAAGTGCTCAACCGGGTGGACCGTACCACAGAAAAATCCATTATCGAAACCTTGGAAGTGGACAATCCGGAACTGGCGGAAGAAATCAAACGCCTCATGTTCGTATTCGAAGATATCGTTCAGCTGGACGACCGCTCGCTGCAGATGGTTCTGCGCGAGGTGGATACCAAGGATTTGTCCCTGGCCCTCAAGGCTACGCCTCAGGAAGTGGCGGACAAGGTTTACCGAAATATGTCGAAACGTGCCGCCGATATGCTCCGCGAAGAAATCGAGTTTATGGGCCCGGTAAAGATTCGCGACGTAGAAGAGGCACAGCAGAAGGTCGTCAACGTCATCCGCGTACTGGAAGACAAGGGCGATATCGTAGTATCGCGTGGACAGGGAGACGAGATGATTGTCTAG
- the fliF gene encoding flagellar basal-body MS-ring/collar protein FliF: MGDWKERYKELLERFSKRQRYIMLGSALAILIAIIGVSAWYGNKPDMVPLFTNMETKDAGEVAAKLKESKIEYEVQETRQGTTIMVPSRDVHNARLDLSTQGLPRGNKGFEIFDDSKLGVTEFQNKVNYLQALQGELTRTIEQIAAVEKARVHIVLPEDSLYKKNEKPATASIMLHLRPNVELSKKEIKGIVNLAANSVQGLKPENITVVDDTGKILNDPDENEEQTVGVKTMTQLEMTKKVQDNIQKNIQSMLDDSMGEGKAFARVSVELDFDDRTTDKQTFTPVVDDSGIIRSQQDLSESYNGTSTQPGGAAGVQSNVPGYVAQNANANAEYEKKESTKNYEINEEKSKTVAAPGSIRRLTVAVLVDDTVTPQQQDSIMRTVSSAAGINTDRGDTVSVEPLPFSTELRDKRAAEEQAAKDREDRIFYGTIAAILLVLAAIGGYLYYRRKKKLEAIAAEQERIRQEEEARKKLEEEERAALLAAGALDVEELTEEEQQHLTEKQTLQQLIDQRPAEVAMLVKTWLAEE, translated from the coding sequence ATGGGAGATTGGAAAGAGCGGTATAAGGAGCTTCTGGAGAGATTCAGCAAGCGCCAGCGTTATATTATGCTGGGTTCCGCTTTGGCTATTCTCATTGCCATCATTGGTGTAAGTGCGTGGTATGGCAATAAACCGGATATGGTTCCCCTGTTTACCAATATGGAAACCAAGGATGCCGGCGAAGTAGCTGCAAAGCTAAAAGAATCCAAAATAGAATACGAAGTACAGGAAACGCGGCAAGGCACTACCATCATGGTTCCCTCACGGGATGTGCATAATGCACGGCTTGATTTGTCCACTCAGGGGCTGCCCCGGGGCAACAAAGGTTTTGAAATCTTTGATGACAGCAAGCTGGGCGTTACGGAATTCCAGAACAAGGTCAACTATCTGCAGGCTTTGCAGGGCGAGCTGACCAGAACCATTGAACAGATTGCTGCCGTGGAAAAAGCACGGGTTCATATCGTTTTGCCGGAAGACAGCCTTTATAAGAAGAATGAGAAGCCCGCTACGGCCTCCATTATGCTTCATTTGCGGCCTAATGTGGAATTATCCAAAAAGGAAATCAAGGGCATTGTCAATCTGGCAGCTAACAGTGTGCAGGGGCTCAAACCCGAAAATATCACTGTGGTGGACGACACGGGCAAAATCCTCAATGACCCTGATGAAAATGAGGAACAGACAGTCGGTGTCAAAACGATGACGCAGCTGGAGATGACCAAAAAGGTTCAGGATAATATCCAGAAAAACATCCAGTCCATGCTCGATGATTCCATGGGTGAGGGCAAGGCGTTTGCCCGGGTCAGCGTGGAACTTGACTTTGACGACAGAACCACTGACAAACAGACCTTTACTCCCGTGGTGGACGATTCCGGTATTATCCGCAGCCAGCAGGATTTGAGTGAATCCTATAATGGTACATCCACTCAGCCCGGCGGTGCGGCAGGGGTACAGTCCAATGTACCCGGCTATGTGGCTCAGAATGCCAACGCCAATGCCGAGTATGAGAAAAAAGAATCCACGAAAAACTATGAAATAAACGAAGAAAAATCCAAGACTGTGGCAGCCCCCGGCTCCATCCGCCGTTTGACGGTGGCGGTGCTGGTGGATGACACGGTGACCCCGCAGCAGCAGGACAGCATTATGCGGACGGTCAGCAGTGCGGCAGGCATTAACACGGACCGTGGTGATACGGTTTCGGTTGAACCACTGCCATTTAGTACGGAACTTCGCGATAAGCGGGCAGCTGAGGAACAGGCGGCAAAAGACCGCGAGGACCGTATCTTCTACGGTACCATTGCAGCAATTCTGCTGGTTCTGGCTGCTATCGGCGGCTACCTCTACTATCGCCGCAAGAAGAAGCTCGAAGCTATTGCGGCCGAGCAGGAGCGAATCCGTCAGGAGGAGGAAGCAAGGAAGAAATTGGAAGAAGAAGAACGCGCAGCACTCCTCGCCGCTGGTGCCTTGGATGTTGAAGAACTTACTGAAGAAGAACAGCAGCACCTCACCGAAAAACAGACCCTGCAGCAGCTTATCGACCAGCGGCCTGCTGAGGTGGCTATGCTTGTTAAAACCTGGCTTGCGGAGGAATGA
- the fliE gene encoding flagellar hook-basal body complex protein FliE, translated as MEIAPLAMTPVSMHATSHLGETQEPKEVQSFGQYLTAALKKTNALQLESDRQNALLAAGRIEDVSQVVIAAQKADIALQLTLQMRNRAMSAYQEIMRMQV; from the coding sequence ATGGAAATTGCACCACTTGCGATGACTCCGGTGTCGATGCATGCCACGAGTCATTTGGGCGAAACGCAGGAACCAAAAGAAGTGCAGAGCTTCGGCCAATATCTGACCGCGGCTTTGAAAAAGACAAACGCTTTACAGCTGGAATCGGATCGGCAGAATGCCCTGCTGGCAGCCGGGCGGATTGAAGATGTTTCCCAGGTGGTTATCGCCGCCCAGAAGGCTGATATAGCCCTCCAGCTGACCCTTCAAATGAGAAACAGAGCAATGAGTGCTTATCAGGAAATTATGCGCATGCAAGTATAA
- the flgC gene encoding flagellar basal body rod protein FlgC gives MSMFLGIDAAASGLTAERLRMDVISNNIANANTTRTQEGGAYHRRYVVFEPRTKNDGPFQSFLKKAANKLEAGDGVRATRIESDNTQGPLVYDPGHPDANADGYVERPNINVVAEMVDMITASRAYEANTTTINAAKSMVTKALEMGK, from the coding sequence ATGAGCATGTTTTTAGGGATTGATGCAGCCGCGTCAGGACTTACGGCAGAGCGCTTGCGTATGGATGTTATCTCCAACAATATCGCCAATGCCAATACGACCCGGACGCAGGAGGGCGGAGCTTACCATCGGCGTTATGTGGTCTTTGAACCACGGACGAAGAATGACGGCCCCTTTCAGAGTTTTTTGAAAAAAGCGGCAAACAAGCTGGAGGCCGGAGATGGTGTGCGGGCAACCCGCATCGAAAGCGACAACACCCAGGGCCCGCTGGTCTATGACCCAGGACATCCGGATGCCAATGCTGACGGTTATGTGGAACGGCCCAATATCAATGTAGTGGCAGAGATGGTGGATATGATTACCGCCTCCAGGGCTTATGAAGCCAATACCACGACGATTAATGCCGCCAAGTCCATGGTGACCAAGGCCTTGGAAATGGGCAAGTGA
- the flgB gene encoding flagellar basal body rod protein FlgB: protein MLEQIMNSPNFDYLSRGLEAANLRQEVISNNIANVNTPHFKRSAVNFEDLLAKELHLDDDVNRLAIVRTHDRHLPIPLHGKVHAVIEEDDTTTMRVDDNNVDIDIEMAGLSKNHLYYNAMTTQLGGFMTKMKNVITSGQS from the coding sequence ATGCTGGAACAGATAATGAATTCGCCAAACTTCGATTACCTTTCCCGGGGGCTGGAAGCCGCTAATTTGCGTCAGGAAGTTATCAGCAATAATATCGCCAATGTCAATACGCCTCATTTCAAGCGAAGTGCGGTGAACTTTGAAGATTTGTTGGCCAAGGAGCTCCATCTAGATGATGATGTGAACCGGCTGGCGATTGTCCGCACCCATGACCGGCACCTGCCCATTCCTCTGCACGGCAAGGTTCATGCCGTCATTGAAGAGGATGATACCACAACCATGCGTGTGGATGACAACAATGTAGATATTGATATTGAGATGGCGGGACTTTCCAAGAATCATTTGTACTACAACGCCATGACCACCCAGCTGGGCGGCTTTATGACCAAGATGAAGAATGTTATCACCAGCGGACAGAGCTAA
- the codY gene encoding GTP-sensing pleiotropic transcriptional regulator CodY, translated as MASLLEKTRKINRLLQRSENVEYDGISRVLSNVLNANVYITNKKGKIFGYAFVDDFECDLMVDKVINQGEFPKTYVNWLMRMDETNANLHSKTGMCAYEENTKCLFNGKNTTIVPIYGVGERIGTLVVAKYDEEFSDEDLLLCEYGATVVGMEMLRDHAEKIEIEARKKATVQIALNTLSFSESRAAKAILEALPDTEGLLVASKIADKVKITRSVIVNALRKFESAGVISSKSLGMKGTYIKVLNEYLLEEVQKLKI; from the coding sequence ATGGCATCTTTATTAGAGAAAACAAGAAAAATCAACCGGCTCCTGCAGCGTTCCGAGAATGTGGAATACGATGGAATTTCCCGCGTCCTCAGCAACGTTTTGAATGCGAACGTCTATATTACCAACAAGAAGGGCAAGATTTTCGGTTATGCCTTTGTGGATGACTTCGAATGCGACCTGATGGTGGACAAGGTTATCAATCAGGGTGAGTTCCCCAAGACCTATGTGAATTGGCTCATGCGCATGGATGAAACCAACGCCAATCTCCATTCTAAGACGGGCATGTGCGCTTATGAAGAAAATACGAAGTGCCTGTTCAACGGCAAGAACACGACCATCGTTCCGATTTATGGTGTAGGTGAACGCATCGGTACGCTGGTGGTGGCTAAGTATGACGAAGAGTTCAGTGATGAAGACCTGCTGCTCTGCGAATACGGTGCTACGGTTGTGGGCATGGAAATGCTCCGCGACCATGCCGAAAAAATCGAAATCGAAGCCCGCAAGAAAGCTACGGTACAGATTGCCCTCAACACGCTCTCCTTCTCCGAGAGTCGTGCAGCCAAAGCAATTCTCGAAGCTCTGCCGGATACGGAAGGCCTCCTGGTAGCTTCCAAGATTGCCGACAAGGTGAAAATCACCCGCTCCGTTATCGTAAACGCTCTGCGCAAGTTCGAGTCTGCTGGCGTTATCTCTTCTAAGTCCCTGGGCATGAAGGGGACTTACATCAAGGTTCTCAACGAGTATCTGCTCGAAGAAGTACAGAAACTGAAAATCTGA
- the hslU gene encoding ATP-dependent protease ATPase subunit HslU: MEELFGTNEQTPRQIVEELNKYIVGQDEAKKSVAIALRNRWRSRKLPADMQEDVVPKNILMIGSTGVGKTEIARRLAKLVKAPFIKVEATKFTEVGYVGRDVESIIRDLAETSVRMVRQQRIESVQDKAKEMAEERILDVFVPEPKKNTNPLGRLFGGSDDAEEKEEQPAEPKYQAGREWVRKRLQKGELEQETIEIDVEDSGKPMVGMFAGSSLESMGDNIQDMIGNLMPKRHRKRKVTVEQARKIFTQEEADKLIDMEAVADEAVKVAEYSGIVFLDEIDKVAVKGNSSGADVSREGVQRDILPIVEGSTVMTKYGPLKTDHVLFIAAGAFHMAKPSDLIPELQGRFPIRVELKSLRKEDFQKILTEPQNALIKQYQAMLATEGVELEFKEDAIGRLAQLACDVNEQAEDIGARRLHTLLEKLLEEVSFTAPELTEKKVVIDAAYVDKQLADIVVNRDLSQFIL; this comes from the coding sequence ATGGAAGAACTTTTTGGTACGAATGAACAGACTCCGCGTCAGATTGTGGAGGAACTCAATAAATATATCGTAGGCCAGGACGAAGCGAAAAAGTCTGTGGCCATTGCTCTGCGCAACCGTTGGCGCAGCCGCAAGCTGCCTGCCGATATGCAGGAAGATGTAGTGCCTAAGAACATTCTGATGATTGGTTCCACTGGCGTGGGTAAGACGGAAATTGCCCGCCGTCTGGCAAAGCTCGTTAAAGCACCGTTCATCAAGGTGGAAGCCACGAAGTTTACCGAAGTGGGCTATGTGGGCCGTGATGTGGAATCCATCATCCGTGACCTGGCGGAAACCTCTGTGCGCATGGTGCGCCAGCAGCGTATCGAATCCGTTCAGGACAAGGCCAAGGAAATGGCGGAAGAACGCATTCTCGATGTGTTCGTTCCGGAACCCAAGAAGAATACGAATCCTTTGGGACGTCTCTTTGGCGGCAGCGATGATGCCGAAGAGAAAGAGGAACAGCCGGCCGAGCCGAAGTATCAGGCGGGCCGTGAATGGGTGCGCAAACGTCTGCAAAAGGGCGAACTGGAACAGGAAACCATTGAGATTGATGTGGAAGATTCCGGCAAGCCCATGGTAGGCATGTTCGCCGGTTCCAGTCTCGAAAGCATGGGCGACAACATTCAGGATATGATTGGCAACCTGATGCCCAAGCGCCATCGCAAGCGCAAGGTAACGGTCGAGCAAGCTCGCAAGATTTTCACGCAGGAAGAAGCCGACAAGCTTATCGATATGGAAGCCGTAGCGGATGAAGCTGTGAAGGTAGCTGAGTACAGCGGCATTGTATTCCTCGACGAAATCGATAAAGTTGCCGTCAAGGGCAACAGCTCCGGGGCAGATGTGAGCCGCGAAGGTGTACAGCGCGATATTCTGCCGATTGTCGAAGGCTCTACCGTTATGACGAAGTACGGCCCCTTAAAGACCGACCATGTGCTCTTTATTGCCGCTGGTGCCTTCCATATGGCAAAACCTTCGGATTTGATTCCGGAACTGCAGGGCCGTTTCCCCATTCGTGTGGAACTCAAGTCCCTGCGCAAGGAAGATTTCCAGAAAATCCTCACCGAACCGCAGAATGCTCTGATTAAGCAGTATCAGGCCATGCTCGCAACTGAAGGGGTGGAACTGGAATTCAAGGAGGATGCCATCGGCCGTCTGGCACAATTAGCCTGTGATGTCAACGAGCAGGCCGAGGATATCGGTGCCCGCCGCCTGCATACCCTGCTGGAAAAACTGCTCGAAGAAGTCAGCTTCACGGCTCCGGAACTTACGGAGAAGAAGGTCGTCATCGATGCGGCTTATGTGGACAAGCAGCTGGCTGACATTGTGGTGAACCGTGATTTGTCACAATTTATTCTGTAA
- the hslV gene encoding ATP-dependent protease subunit HslV has product METQFHATTICAVRKNGKTAIAGDGQVTFGEHTIMKANARKVRRLYHNQVLAGFAGSVADAFTLFEKFEAKLESYNGNLQRAAVELAKEWRTDKILRKLEALLLVADKDTMLMLSGNGEVIEPDGDVAAIGSGGFYALSAGRAMAKHTEMSAGEIAKEALSIAADICVFTNHNIKVEELD; this is encoded by the coding sequence ATGGAAACACAATTTCATGCAACGACAATCTGTGCCGTGCGCAAGAATGGCAAAACCGCCATTGCCGGTGACGGCCAGGTGACTTTCGGTGAACATACCATTATGAAGGCCAACGCCCGCAAGGTGCGCCGCCTTTACCATAATCAGGTACTGGCAGGCTTTGCCGGTTCCGTGGCCGATGCCTTTACGTTGTTCGAAAAGTTTGAGGCGAAGCTGGAAAGCTATAATGGCAACTTGCAGCGGGCGGCAGTCGAGCTGGCCAAAGAATGGCGCACGGACAAAATCCTGCGCAAATTGGAAGCCCTGCTGCTGGTAGCGGATAAGGACACCATGCTGATGCTCTCCGGCAACGGCGAAGTCATTGAGCCGGACGGGGATGTAGCCGCCATTGGTTCCGGCGGCTTCTATGCGCTGTCTGCCGGCCGTGCCATGGCCAAGCATACGGAGATGAGTGCGGGCGAGATTGCCAAAGAGGCACTGTCTATTGCGGCAGATATCTGCGTATTTACCAATCATAACATCAAGGTGGAGGAACTGGACTAA
- the trmFO gene encoding methylenetetrahydrofolate--tRNA-(uracil(54)-C(5))-methyltransferase (FADH(2)-oxidizing) TrmFO produces the protein MKDIIIIGAGLSGAEAAWQAANMGAKVTLYEMRPVKSTPAHKTAEFAELVCSNSLRGAGMENAVGVLKEEMRRLNSIIMEAADVTKVPAGGALAVDRHGFSQYITEKVSSHPNITVIHEEIENIPLRDDAITIVASGPLTEGKLAEEIAKLTGNDSLYFYDAAAPIVSLESVDMTKAYRASRYGKGEAAYINCPMTKEEYQAFWTELVNAEKAPTKDFEKEKFFEGCMPVEVMASRGEDTLLFGPLKPVGLEHPETGVRPYAVVQLRQDNASATLYNIVGFQTHLKWPEQRRVFGMIPGLENAEFLRYGVMHRNTFLNSPTHMRPTFQFKGIDNLFFAGQMTGVEGYVESAASGLVAGVNAARMAMGKEPLVFPEETCHGALAHYITTSEAKHFQPMNVNFGILPTIVMRNENGKIIKDKKAKKMKLAERALAAIDAFKPAIGG, from the coding sequence ATGAAAGATATCATCATCATTGGAGCGGGCCTTTCCGGGGCCGAAGCCGCCTGGCAGGCAGCCAATATGGGAGCCAAGGTAACGCTTTATGAAATGCGCCCGGTTAAGTCTACTCCTGCCCATAAGACCGCGGAGTTTGCCGAATTGGTCTGCAGCAACTCCCTGCGGGGGGCTGGCATGGAAAATGCCGTGGGCGTGCTCAAAGAGGAAATGCGCCGTCTTAACTCCATCATCATGGAAGCTGCTGATGTTACGAAAGTACCGGCAGGGGGGGCCTTAGCTGTAGACCGCCATGGTTTCAGCCAGTATATTACCGAGAAGGTGAGCAGCCATCCCAATATCACGGTTATTCATGAAGAAATCGAAAATATCCCCCTGCGGGATGATGCGATTACCATTGTGGCCAGCGGCCCGCTGACGGAAGGGAAACTGGCTGAGGAAATTGCCAAACTCACCGGCAATGATTCCCTGTACTTCTATGATGCGGCAGCGCCGATTGTGAGCCTTGAATCCGTGGATATGACCAAGGCCTATCGGGCTTCCCGCTATGGCAAGGGCGAGGCAGCATATATCAACTGCCCCATGACCAAGGAAGAATATCAGGCGTTTTGGACGGAACTGGTCAACGCAGAAAAAGCGCCGACCAAGGATTTTGAGAAAGAAAAATTCTTTGAAGGCTGCATGCCCGTAGAGGTTATGGCCAGCCGTGGGGAGGACACCCTGCTCTTTGGCCCGCTTAAGCCTGTGGGATTGGAACATCCCGAAACTGGTGTGCGCCCCTATGCTGTAGTGCAGCTGCGCCAGGATAATGCTTCGGCTACACTCTACAATATCGTGGGCTTCCAGACCCATCTTAAGTGGCCGGAACAGCGCCGCGTCTTTGGCATGATTCCGGGACTGGAGAACGCAGAATTCCTGCGCTATGGTGTTATGCACCGCAATACCTTCCTGAATTCGCCGACGCACATGCGTCCTACTTTCCAGTTCAAGGGCATTGACAATCTGTTTTTTGCCGGGCAGATGACCGGTGTAGAGGGCTATGTGGAGTCGGCAGCTTCGGGACTGGTGGCCGGTGTAAACGCCGCGCGTATGGCCATGGGCAAGGAACCTTTGGTATTCCCCGAGGAAACCTGTCATGGTGCTTTGGCACATTACATCACTACCAGCGAAGCCAAGCACTTCCAGCCCATGAATGTGAACTTTGGCATCCTGCCCACCATTGTTATGCGCAATGAGAACGGCAAGATTATCAAAGATAAAAAAGCCAAGAAAATGAAACTTGCGGAGCGGGCTTTAGCCGCCATTGATGCGTTCAAGCCTGCTATTGGAGGTTGA